The genomic window CAATAATGGCCGGATCAAGCTGTTTGGGGTCCTGGGCCTAAAGTTTGGTGTTTGGGCCCCTAATAAACACGCCCACTCCATCTGTAACCGCTGCATGAGGAACGTGCAGAGCCGGTCAGGTTCACGCTCCAGAGAACAAAAGCTCCggctatgtaaacaaagcacgGAGAAGCTGGATTTACAAATGTGGCAACCTGCAGGTCAGAAAGGTGAAGCCAAGGCAGAAGCgaccttaaacctgcattctttctaaccGCCATCAGGGGGAGAcacctctggttgcaaaaagaagtccgatTTTATTGAAGTGTCGAAGAAAatgacttctcacttgatttattagaTTAGTAATGATtatttagtaaatcatggtcccatttagagtgaaTTAAATGATAAATCAGTGTATGCTTTTAGGGTGTGGCTACCGTGTGAGTGACAGGTCGCTCTACCACGTTGTGTGTTATGTCTTAGTCTTATAGCTTTAACCCTTTCATAGTGCATTTTAAGGTCATGGAAGTTAATTGGTACACTTTGGTTGCctgaaaatgtcttattcaaCGTTCGGTTCACGAGTCGTTTCtgattgcaaaaaaaattaagagGCAGGCGGACAAAATGCCGAATTCAAGGCTTAAAAactgtagtccacaaaccaatcgGTGTTTGATTCTacattaatgctctgaatttagAATTGAATACCTTTTAATAAGTTCTCCCAATCTGTTCTCTAGTAACATATGGCTATATCTACTATATAGTCCTCCACGAGGGAAGTATTAACGATTCATCAATTACATGTATGCCATCAAGTCGTTATTGATTAATTCCTCACTTGTTTTCTAAATTAATTAATCGTTAGCTCctctttaaaatgtgattatcAGATACTGATTAACTAATGGTTCACATGCAGTTAGTTCCTCATTCATTTCTCATTTGTTCAAAAATAGATTACCACGTAAtaaaccggggggggggggggtgttgaggCTCTGGTTGGTCGTACAGTCTCATAATAAACTGCGTCTTGGTGATGCTGTAGGGTTTGGAGCAAATTGAGTAAATGCCCATTGTAATCCTTAATTCACTTTCCAAATGGagaaaacatttctgaatacaaagatcatttttcatttgaatcaTTTCTGAGCAAAATTCATCTGCTAAAGATCCTTTAGAAATACCTCACTGTCCCTTGTGTCACAATAATTGTAAATAATTAAACCTCATGACAGCTGGTTATTATGCATTGCTTGCATCGGTGAGAGTCACTGCCGTATCTTTCAGAGATTCATTATTTCCATCACTGTCCTCTGGGATTTTAGTTTTGGACCAACGAATGAGACATTATAATACGCTGCAATATAACACCGTACGTCCCCGACATCAAGACAAACGAATACCCAGGGCTCAGAGGAAAGAGACCAACAAAAACTGTATTTGTAAGTCAAATAGGACGAACAAAGAAAACCTACTGATAACTATCAACTTTGAAATAACAAAGTCTTTGGTATTGATAAAAACATCCCAATCCGACCCAAAAGGAAAACCCTGACTCAGAGAGCAAAGACCTCCGTGTTCCACCACAGCTGTTATCTCCCAAAACCTCAACGTAACCTCCAGAAACTTTCACTCCAGGGAATTCAGCTCCACAAAAACAGTAGGTTTCTGTTTATTAAGCCTTTTATGGACAAAGGCACACAGATATCAGACTTGTGATCCACACATTGAGAATAGATCATATGGCCCATATTTCTCAGAAGAAATGCCCCGAAGACCTAAATTAGCATAAGACTCAAAAGTGCTTTTAACAAGAAGCTATGAGAGTACATCTGAAAACGCTCCGTAGACCTGAGAAAAACTTTCCCATTACATGTAAACATctgatttattgtattatagCGGCACTGGACACTTGGtttcatgtttaaaacatttctcTAATGCATAAAATATCTTCTGactaaaataatcaataatcaaatgcaaagttTGTAAAAAACCAcccttcattattattttttatttacacttaCACATTCAGCTGATCTGCTTCATCAGGACTTTTGTTGGGTGCGGTTTGATTAGATTTGACTTCCAGTGTtgccaaaataaacaaacagctgtCAGCACTTTCTGACTCAAGTGTTGCCAAATCCTAATTGGTTGGTTGGATATGTGACATCACCAGCATCACCTTTCTGCAACCTGAGCCCTGCCCATTTAAAACCAGTGACAGGAGGtcagatactttttttttttttttttttaaaccagtctGTTGATGCTCCAAAAGATCACAACAGGAAGTCCTCTACAGTTCAAGTGCGTTTGATTCCGAGGAAGTCTTCACAAACCGCTCTTCCACTGCTCCTCTGCAGGGTTCAAGAGGGGCTGTTTCCAGAAGACATCAGCAACCCCACAAAACCGAACACTGAGATGAGCGCTTTGGCAGACTCTCGTGAATACATTCccaatcttcatttgtagtaacatttgtaatttctggctgctttaaaaaaaatctgtccaAGGACAGCAGATGGCTAACTCACAGTTtaactgttgattggtgtgcattgtccctgtaaaataaacaaattaaaaagatttGCTAAGGAGGAATTATTTCATGGTCtcaaaaaagtattaaaaagtctccttcaaaaataataatccaagaTGGGCTGTAGGGTTTgcgtaaaataaaaaaatgcctGTATTCTATAtggcaaaatgtatttaaaatagtttatttcCTTTAGACGTTTACCCCTGTTGGAGTGTTAACACCTTTGTTAAGGTGTTTGGATTAAAAGCTCTTTTAGGCAGGTTGAGTGGGTTATGGTGGGGATTCTGGGAAATTGTATAAGCTGCTACATGATGAAATGTTGATTCTTTTTTAGTAACACCTTTGACACGCACCTCTGGTTTGCTCTAAAACAGATCTGATACAAACCGTGTTGAAATTCACTTCCTTTACTGTAAAATCATATCCTCTTTTTCACTTCTGCTCCTTTTCAGCGACTTGACGTTTCATTGATGTGCGTCGTTGGCATCATCTCAGCCCCTCGGGAGGTCTGTGGGAAATAAGCGCTGAGGGGAAGGACCTGAGGGAAGAGGACATGCAGAGGATGAGTGGGGAGTCACGAGAGACGGCGGCTCCATCCGAAGTTTAACAAACCAGAGGCTTTTCTTCCTGCTGTTTGAGCTGAGCAGGTGTGAAAGCACTGAAAGTGTTGGAAGTGAGGAGGCTGAGCTCGGGAGCTGCCAGGCTGCAGCTATGGTCGTTGAGGCGaggtttcctccctcctcatcagTGACCTCGCCCTTTGCCTCACCATGCTGAAAGACCCCGTCGCCACCTCCTGCTACATCGTCCTGGAGCTGCTCATTGCTGTGTTCTCCGTGCTGGGCAATGTGCTGGTCTGCTGGGCCGTGTGCCTCAACAGCAACCTGCAGAGCATCACCAACTTCTTCGTGGTGTCGCTGGCGGTGGCCGACATCGCCGTCGGCGTCCTGGCCATTCCCTTCTCCATCGTCATCAGCACCGGCTTCTGCTCCAACTTCTACGGCTGCCTGTTCATCGCCTGCTTCGTGCTGGTTCTCACTCAGAGCTCCATCTTCAGTCTGCTGGCCATCGCCATTGACCGCTACATTGCAATCAAGATACCGCTCAGGTCAGTGACCCGGGGTCGCTTCGTATacaggagacacagagaaatGTGTGCCTTTAAAATAAAGGGTTGATAAGTTTTAAGTAGTGGCTTTGTTAATGGTTAGTacatgatattatatatattgttttaagcTGTTAATAAGAACCCCTTTTCGTTTTccaggttaaaaaaacaacgcaATTCCCTTGTACTGAAATTAAATCTATTTGTACAGACAATATAGAATAAAACCCTTATTAATGACCTACTCACTCTAACAGCTGCAAACTAGAGGGTCTGTTGGAAAGGAAGATGATTTATCAATGGTTTATAAACATTCATAACTGCATTTACAACAACGAAGTGAATTATTCACAACCTGGAAACCCAGAAGTTGAAAAGCTGTCTTGATTAGtttccttattattatttatcaagCATTAGTGAATAGAATATTAACTgcttatacatatatatatatatttatagaaattATGGAATCaaaagtaagaaagaaaaaaaaaaggtacattagGTAATGTTCTTaatttgtgttgtcttttatttttctttattttcagtcTAATCTGTTTCGTATTCTCAGGCAGTGGAGCACACACAATTTTATATCTATCAGTAAAGACATGACATTTGAACCAGAAAATCTTGGCTGAATAAGTGTGTCCAGAAATGGCGTCTCCCACGAGGCCACGTCCCCTCTGGAGCAATCAAATGAATTGTGCTTTAATTGCTTGTACAGACTGAGTGACCCCCCTGTAGCCCCCATGCTTTATTATTTCACTGTAAAAACACCGCATTTTCAGACGTCAGCGAGGATTTAGCATTGAAATGATCTAAGGACATAATGTCTCCAGACGTCTACAGTCTCCTAATGACACGCTGACCAGGGATCAGTGTCAAGTTGTGACTCATCATAATAAAAACACTAAGCCTCAGAGCCACATGGAGATGAGCCTTCCTGTTATCCCTCCTGCTCAAAGATACATGAGCATTATCCGTGTTGTTTTTTGCATCCCTgatgaggggtggggggtggggggcttaaCCTTTGCACTTTAACATTTCAAGAATGTGATAGAAACAAGGAAACAGTCTCAGCTGCTCTCCCACACAGGCGTACTCAAAATAGACTCTTCCTATAAGGAGTCCTGAAGGACCTTGTTTGTTTATCCTCTCTCTTCTAGTTCCGGGAGGGGAAGTGCTTCAAAATGAGCAATCGGACGATCAAATTATAAGACGAGGGGAATTTCATATACACTGTTTACAAAAGATTACTAAATACAGTTTGCAGCGTTTGAGCTGATGTTCGACGTTTGTGTCGTCTTCCCTCTCCAGGTACATCAGCTTGGTGACAGATCAGCGGGCTCAAAGCATCATCGCCATCTGCTGGGTTTTATCCATCATCATCGGCCTGACCCCCATGATGGGCTGGCACGAGCTGTCCAAGAGCGCCAACATCACCTGCCCGTCCGGCCTGATGAGGTGCCTGTTTGAGGACGTGGTGGCCATGGAGTACATGGTCTACTTCAACTTCTTTGCCTGTGTACTGATTCCCCTGCTGCTGATGTTAGCCATCTACCTGTGTATCTTCATGGCTGCTCGCCGCCAGCTCAAGCTGATGGAGGTGAAAGCGGTTCACGGGGAGAAGTCGCGCTCCACGCTGCAGAAAGAGGTCCAAGCTGCCAAGTCTCTGGCCATCATTGTGGGGCTGTTTGCAGTCTGCTGGCTGCCTTTACACATCATCAACTGCTTCACCCTCTTCTGTCCTCAGTGTGAGCGTCCTCCAGCCTGGATCATGTATGTGGCCATTATTCTTTCCCACGCCAACTCCGTGATCAACCCCTTCATCTACGCCTACCGCATCCGGGAGTTCAGACAGACCTTTCGCAAGATCATCTGGCGCCACATCTTGGGCAAGCAGGAGCTGTTGGGGAGCGGCAGCAGGACTCACGGCTCCAGCAGATTTACGCCAAACAGCCTGAGCTTTGACCTTTTCACTGAacacagcagcagcggcagtAGCTGCGAAAGCTCCTACCGCTGTCCAACTCGCATGACGCCTGTAGAGGGCGGCGTGGTGGAAGTGTCCCGCCCCCCTCTGTCAGTCATCATCTCCCACTGTCCTAAAATAGGCCCATGTCCACAGCAACCCCTCAGATGGACTCAAATCCCCAgaggacatcagcagcagcacgtGGAGCAGCAGCTCGACTGCCCTGGACCAGAAGTCGTGGAGGACAAGGACAAACAGAACCTCGGCCCCTGCCAGGTCACCTCGCTGTTGAACCCGCAGAACAGACACAGCTGCTTTAGTGAGCTGGCAAAGGTGTTGTGACTCGTGCACGTTCACTGAGTTTCAAGAGCCTTGCAATGGAGAAGGAACACTGCAAACGGATAATGAATGGACAGCGAATGTCACGAAGGTGATGGAAATCTCCTCGCCATAAGAAACATTATTTAAACACAGTGATTTGTTCATTTAAACCAGGCTAAAAGTCTAAGAGCACTGCTAGTGACCCAAAGAGGTTGTGTTGCTTCACATCACAACCTCATGACACCTCGACTCACACTTCTTTATTTGTTCAGGCACTTCACACATCACAAATGGCTTCAACAAACAAGGTTACGAAATGCTTTTGCTTCGTCTTTACGGATAGTTAATGTGTCATACAACTGCACTTTGACGAAGGAAATTGCGCAACCCACCAAAGCTTAGCCGAAATGGAAAAGAAGGGACAGTATTGACCTTCACTCCCTTTAAACTACAGCAGGTTGAAGTAATATACCAAAGTATGCATGTAAATAGCATCCTGCCATTTCTGGTCTTTGGCTGAAGACACATTATTGgtacattttgacatttttcatgGATGGGAACATACATCACCATGGGCAGAGGATTATGTCTTATGCATTATTGCCCCCTCATGTGCAGCATTTTAAGATTCAGTCCATTCTGAGGACCTGCACCACAAGCGGTGACACCAGCCTGCTTAGAGAAGTTCACGCTCAATTGTAGAAAGTTTTAAACGTTTCACGTTCGGCTTATCCCCTCCTCTCACATTGTAATCCAGCTCCATAACATCGATGTAACACGTTCTAATTGGTCTGACCAACATCAACAGTACTTTCCCCAGTGGCAGATTGGTTCATCTAAGCAATGTAATGGTTCACGTGTTTAAAAGTAAGGGCTCCAGTGTCGGTAATGCGATGCTGAAATGTAACCtcgtgttttttgtttgctcaGTGTGTCAACTTGACTTTGacttatttaaattatattcatGTAAATGTCGACGTCTGTGATTTGATGACTGTCTCGAAAATAATTTGTCGGGGGATTGTGAACGTCAATATTTTAGACTTAAATCAAACTCATGGAAGCAATTCTGGTTCTAATTGTCCTGATGAATGTGTCCTCAGTCCAGCGTGACGGTTGCTTCCTGTGTGATCACAAGCAGACTAAGTCCTGTCTTTAAAGCTCCTaaaaggaactttcattttgtgttgattttggtggTTCCTGTGGACACAAATGCGTTTACGAGCATCAgagttctttaaaaaaaaactctcattTGACTGTAGCAGGGTCTGTCGGTCTGCTCCActcggtcctggttctggttctcccgtgcctccctcccctccagcGGGCCCAGCATTATGACCCCtgtctccagcagcgtggtgtcggTATTGACTCCTAAAGGGGACCGGCGGGGTAGGGAGGtaaagctctgctcctggctggaggaggaggtgctgctgtcAGACGCTGAGCTGGTCACTACTGGAGGCCCTGCTGGAATccgagctgaaggagtttctggtgaccCTGCATGGTTTGATTGGTGTATGTAGGTCATAGGTTTACactgagactgtttcataaccagttaaaagttcttcacagtaactttaaataaaacacgTTCTATTTTCAAGTGTTTGCGATGCTATTTGCATTCAGCAATGGCCACAATGGCCCAGTCCTTATTCAGTAGAGCAGCTCCAGGCTTCCCACTGGCTTCTCACCAGACAGGGTCATGTTTCATATCAGATCTGGAAGTCTATAGAACTGAGTCAGAGAACTGGTTTGCTTATTCTGGGAAATGATTAATCAAGTAGTCCAACTATCTttagatttctttattttcccagCTTTCAGTGTGAGTTCAGGTTACAGGGTGCAGGGGACACTTCTTTTTCAAAGCTTTCCCGGAGGCCGTGAAGCACATTATTTGCTCCTCTGCGGTCCTGTGTGTCGACAACGTAGCTCATCAGCTGGGTCTTATCAAGCTTATGATTCAAAACGTTAGGATGCGGTGAGAAAACTAGATTGTCATTGCAAAGGAACTTGAATTGTTGAATTTGTTTGAAATCATTTATAGTTGCTCTcatcaatattttatattaatggaATAGTTTGTCATTTTTGCAAATACACTTATTTGTTTGACATAAAggctggaagcagagggaagcGGCTAGCTGAAGCTCACTTATCAAAAAGTgatattgcatttaaaaaaagttttttcagGGGTTTATGTCTGTCTATTTGTTGGCTGGTCATTTTAACGGCAAATGTTTCCCAAGCTGAGTGGCTGACGGTGGTACTCTTTCTGTTTTCATACTTTTACTGTTTTCATACTCTTACTGTTTTCATACTTTTACTGTTTTCATACTCTTTCTGTTTTCAGACTTTTACTGTTTTCATGCTTTTACTGTATTCATACTTTTAGCTTGGATGAATTCACTGAACACGAGTTGCCCGccagcaaacagcagacagacaaagttagcaacAAGCTGGTGAACAATGAGCCCAGAAGTTTAACAGTTTGCAGAAACAAGCCgtaaacaaaacactgacatattatcacCCTGGAAACAAGTTGTAAGGCAAACAAAGCGCTGAGCATGCAGATTGAGGTGTTGCGACACTTTCCACATTGTCACTGTTGCATTACTGGTAGTTTTTCTATATAAAATAAGAGTTTTAGTGTGGCTGCTTGGCACATTTGTCACTGGATTTATTTAAACGATGAGTCATTTATTTCATAGTCGAACAACGTATTTCCACGAAACTTATGATCTgtggtaaaaacacaacaaacaaaaaaacatttaaaatggtgcTTTTTGTGGAGAAACGCATCTCAACCAACTTCTGACCATCAGCAGTGTTTATATTTAGTGTTTAATTATGATTTATAGTAGAACTCTGAAATGTAACGTAGCGCTTTGATTGGCTGCTGAATTGACCCCAAAAATAAATCTACACAAGTTTCAATTTCTTTGCGCATAACCGCAAAAGGTGCTGTTTCGACCAATCAGCTGCCGGGAATCGTCATCAGCCTCTCactaccctcctcctcctcctcctcctatgtttttggggggatttaATAGTGATTATTGTTGTCCCTCGTCAGTTATTTCTGAACTAAGATCAAAATTGGATTAAAACTCCCCACCATAGGTTTTACAGTCAGTAAGTAGAAACAGTGTTCAGTTAGTTTCAATCTGTAGCGGGAAACAATAAAGCCTCTTTTTTAGTTGTCAGTCTTGACATCACTGTCCAACAAGTTGTCGCTATAAAGTCCAGAGTgccagtctgtctgtgtgcagagACACCATGGATACAGCAGTCCCTTGTCTCCCTCATTTAAAAGGCTTCTGctttgaaagaagaagaagaggaggaggaggaggaggaggaggaggagaaggagaggtatgtgtgtgtgtgtgtgtgtgtgtgtgtgtgtgtctgtctgtctctgagctGAGTCTTTGTCACAAAGTGGAGACCACAACACTGATTTAACGGCCTCCATTGCTGCATTTCGTGCCCAGTCCAAACGTGTTACTCCCGGGCTCGGTGGAAGAAGCAGGTGCTGGTGGTGGCAGAAGTAGTGGAGTCTAACTTCAGGACCAGAACATGTTTGTCACTATCCTGCTCCGAGGTTAGTAAAGTTCCTGGGTGTATTATATTCTTGCTGCTTTTCAAGTATAGGAAAAAATGTTGCCTGAGTACAGGGAGAATAAACCAGcattatgaaataataattaagtTAAGTTTAATGTgcaatgtcatgtttttaatagttgttttccCCTCAGACAGCAAGATGGAAATGTTCAATCTCAACTGTAAGCTCATAAACTTTATCCATCATCTAAAGGAGAGGTGCGGCCTGGACTTCAAAGGTACTTAACAGCTCTCAACACTGTGAGTGGTTGGGACTTGCAGTAGAAGCTCGGCTGAAATCATCCATTAGTGAAGCGCACTTGTCCATTAAAATTCCTTTTATCTCGCTATTGGGATCATTATAGTGCAAAGCCAGCATAATGCACCTGAAGCACCAACTCTATGGAGTCAGATTGTCTGACAACATCCTGTTGACAATTCGTCCTGCAGAGAGTGTGGAGCTGATGGACAGCAGTGGCAGAGTGATGGATCTGGAGGGGAAGCAGCAAAGTGTGGCTctggccagcagcgtgctgggagAGAGACAATACTACGTCCTGCTCCGAGTCTGCCGT from Cyclopterus lumpus isolate fCycLum1 chromosome 9, fCycLum1.pri, whole genome shotgun sequence includes these protein-coding regions:
- the adora2aa gene encoding adenosine A2a receptor a isoform X2, whose translation is MLKDPVATSCYIVLELLIAVFSVLGNVLVCWAVCLNSNLQSITNFFVVSLAVADIAVGVLAIPFSIVISTGFCSNFYGCLFIACFVLVLTQSSIFSLLAIAIDRYIAIKIPLRYISLVTDQRAQSIIAICWVLSIIIGLTPMMGWHELSKSANITCPSGLMRCLFEDVVAMEYMVYFNFFACVLIPLLLMLAIYLCIFMAARRQLKLMEVKAVHGEKSRSTLQKECERPPAWIMYVAIILSHANSVINPFIYAYRIREFRQTFRKIIWRHILGKQELLGSGSRTHGSSRFTPNSLSFDLFTEHSSSGSSCESSYRCPTRMTPVEGGVVEVSRPPLSVIISHCPKIGPCPQQPLRWTQIPRGHQQQHVEQQLDCPGPEVVEDKDKQNLGPCQVTSLLNPQNRHSCFSELAKVL
- the adora2aa gene encoding adenosine A2a receptor a isoform X1; the encoded protein is MLKDPVATSCYIVLELLIAVFSVLGNVLVCWAVCLNSNLQSITNFFVVSLAVADIAVGVLAIPFSIVISTGFCSNFYGCLFIACFVLVLTQSSIFSLLAIAIDRYIAIKIPLRYISLVTDQRAQSIIAICWVLSIIIGLTPMMGWHELSKSANITCPSGLMRCLFEDVVAMEYMVYFNFFACVLIPLLLMLAIYLCIFMAARRQLKLMEVKAVHGEKSRSTLQKEVQAAKSLAIIVGLFAVCWLPLHIINCFTLFCPQCERPPAWIMYVAIILSHANSVINPFIYAYRIREFRQTFRKIIWRHILGKQELLGSGSRTHGSSRFTPNSLSFDLFTEHSSSGSSCESSYRCPTRMTPVEGGVVEVSRPPLSVIISHCPKIGPCPQQPLRWTQIPRGHQQQHVEQQLDCPGPEVVEDKDKQNLGPCQVTSLLNPQNRHSCFSELAKVL
- the LOC117736862 gene encoding uncharacterized protein C22orf15 — its product is MFLIVVFPSDSKMEMFNLNCKLINFIHHLKERCGLDFKESVELMDSSGRVMDLEGKQQSVALASSVLGERQYYVLLRVCRDDDTGGRKYVSLLNNFSQSHPQLTELLRKLSNTEKEADRRTRGRTQSSGPAGQTRSKKRLRK